Genomic window (Funiculus sociatus GB2-C1):
GGCCAAGAGTTCGCAATCGCTGTTGCAATGTGGTGACGGCGGGGCCTTGCATTCCCACTCGGAGAATGGGAAAGTCAGTCGCGGATCTGGTAGCCTGGTTTACCCGTGCTTGTGGAGTTGGGCGGGGTGTTGGCTGACGGTTGGGGGTTCTGGGGGTTCTGGGGGTTCTGGTAGGTGTTGTCTGACGCTGGGGGACTCTAACTGCGGGACGGGGAGTTGCTGCTGGAGTAGGAGTGGCGGCGGCTGTTGTTGTGGTTGGGACAGGAAAAGATGCGGCTCCTGTAGTTGATGTGGGTGCTGGTGTTGGGGCGGGTGTCGTTGCTGCGACTGTTGCTGACGGTGGGGATGTAGGAAATAAGCGTCTCCAGGTTTCTGCACCAACGACTCCATCAGGCTTTAATCCAGCTGCTTGCTGAAACCGGGAGACTGCGATCGCTGTACTATCTCCATACACGCCATTCACTTCGCCAGTATAGTAACCCAAGAGTTTGAGAACTGCCTGGAGTTCACTCACTGCACCACCTTGGCTTCCAGTTTTTAAGTTTGGGCGGTTGATTGCTGTCGGAGTTGTCTGGGCAAAAGAAGGCAAATTGTTAAAGGCAAAAGGCAAAAGTAAAAAGGCAAAAGGCAAAAGAAATAATTTTTTCATCGTCACTTTTTCCTCTTTACTTTTTCCTTTTTAAGCTTGAATTTCTATCTTTTCAGATGGGCCAACTAGCGATACGTAAGGCTCTATGAAGTATTGGGAAGCCGCTGTTTGTGCCATTTCTGGGGTGACACTGGTGATTTTTTCCTGAAACTGGGTGTCAAACTCTATTCCCAATCCTAAAGTTTCGTACCAGCCGAAAACCTGGGCAATTTGGGAATTTGTTTGTTTGCCTAGAGCGTACTGACCGAGCAGTTTGTTCTTGGCAGATTGCAGTTCCGTGTCGCTCAGTTGAGTGGTGCAAAGTCGTTCCACTTCGGTTCGCAAGCCTTCATAAGCGATCGCAGTGTTTTCCGGTGCCGTACCCATATATACTACAAACTGCGACGTTTCTAACCGTGTGGGAAAAAAAGCTGACACATCGTAAGCCAATCCTCGCTTTTCCCGCAGTTCTACAAACAATCGGCTGGAAAGACCGTTACCCAGGTAAGTATTCAGCAATTTCAGGGCTGAATAGTCGGTTTCTTTCACTGATGGGGCTATGTGTCCCAACATTACAATTGATTGCTGCGTCTCTTGCGGAGTTTTTGCCCAGTGGGGTTGGGGGGTAATTTTGGGTAGAGTTAGGGTAGGCAAGGGTGTTGGGGGAGCTTGCCAATCTCCAAACACTTGATTAACCAAATCTACCGCATCTTCTGGGGTTAAGCGGCCGACTAAACTAATTACGACGTTATCGGGGCGGAAATAAGTTTGATGGTAGCGCTGGAGGTGGGCGCGATTTAGCCCAGACATAGTGGCTTCTGTTCCCAGGCTGGATAAGGCGTAGGGATGATCTTGATACATCGCCTGTCGCAACTGGTCAAAAGCAATTGTAAACGGCTGCTCCTGCTGGGAACGAATATCTTGCAAGGCGAGACGGCGTTCCAGTTCCACTTCCGCTTCAGGGAAAGTAGGCGATCGCATAATTTGCCCCGCCAGACTTAACATATCGGGAAAGTCTGCGGAAACTGTCTTGAGACTGAGTAAAAAATAATCCGCAGCCGCATCAGTACCTAAACTGGCTCCGACTGACTCCACTCGCTCAGCAATTTCCAGGGAAGAAAGTTTTTCAGTCCCTTTGGTGATTACTGCTGCTAAGAGGTGAGATACTCCAGCCTCTTCTCGTGCTTCCCAAGCCCCTCCAGCCCGCACAAAAATGCGTCCGGCAATGATATCAGCCGCTGGATTCTCTACTGTAATTAATACGATGCCATTATCTAAAACGGTGCGATGAATATTTGGATGAACAAGCGATCGCGTCACACTTTGAGCCATTGGTAATTGAAGGATTGCTAATTAAAGTATGGCTAATTGCTAGTTGCCAATTGCCACCTCTATTCACGCTAACAGGCTTTGAGGCTTGTGACTGCATATCGATAGGGTGAGAGATACTGCTGCG
Coding sequences:
- a CDS encoding peptidoglycan-binding domain-containing protein, which translates into the protein MKKLFLLPFAFLLLPFAFNNLPSFAQTTPTAINRPNLKTGSQGGAVSELQAVLKLLGYYTGEVNGVYGDSTAIAVSRFQQAAGLKPDGVVGAETWRRLFPTSPPSATVAATTPAPTPAPTSTTGAASFPVPTTTTAAATPTPAATPRPAVRVPQRQTTPTRTPRTPRTPNRQPTPRPTPQARVNQATRSATDFPILRVGMQGPAVTTLQQRLRTLGLYRRAVNGVFDAPTQAAVIAAQQRFKLTADGVVGPATWSALLR
- a CDS encoding M16 family metallopeptidase translates to MAQSVTRSLVHPNIHRTVLDNGIVLITVENPAADIIAGRIFVRAGGAWEAREEAGVSHLLAAVITKGTEKLSSLEIAERVESVGASLGTDAAADYFLLSLKTVSADFPDMLSLAGQIMRSPTFPEAEVELERRLALQDIRSQQEQPFTIAFDQLRQAMYQDHPYALSSLGTEATMSGLNRAHLQRYHQTYFRPDNVVISLVGRLTPEDAVDLVNQVFGDWQAPPTPLPTLTLPKITPQPHWAKTPQETQQSIVMLGHIAPSVKETDYSALKLLNTYLGNGLSSRLFVELREKRGLAYDVSAFFPTRLETSQFVVYMGTAPENTAIAYEGLRTEVERLCTTQLSDTELQSAKNKLLGQYALGKQTNSQIAQVFGWYETLGLGIEFDTQFQEKITSVTPEMAQTAASQYFIEPYVSLVGPSEKIEIQA